The sequence below is a genomic window from Streptosporangium lutulentum.
AAGGGCAAGCTCGGCTTCTTCCCGATTCCCGGCAAGACCGCCGACCAGCCGGGCGCCGTCTTCACCGGCGGCTCCGACCTGGTCATCCCCGAGGCCTCGCAGCACCAGGATCAGGCCTACGAGGTGGTCAAGGCCCTGGCGGGGGAGAAGTTCCAGCTCGACATGGCCAAGGAGATGAGCTACGTGCCCAACAAGGTCTCCTTCGCCGGGGTCCTGAGCGGCAGCGAGGCCACCGCCGCCATGGCGTCGGGCGCCGCGAACGGCCACGCGACCCCCAACTCGCCCAACTGGGCGGCGGTCGAGGCCAAGAACCTCATCAAGGAGTACATGACCAAGTTCCTCACCGGCGACGCCGCCGCCACCGACGCCGCCGCGGCCTCCGCGGGCATCACCGAGATCCTCAACACCACGTCCTGACCGGCCCTCCCGCCGAATCCACCATCCGAGGAGTGTGCTGTGTCCCCGGTGCCCGCCGCACCCCAGGCCACCCGGCCGCGTCCCCGCGCCCCGGAGGCGGCCCCGCCGCCCCGGCCCCCGAGACGGTCCAGGCCGGCCGACCTGTGGCCGTACCTGCTGATCGCGCCGACGCTGGCGGGCACCGCCTACCTGCTCGTCTATCCGCTGGTGCGCAGCGTCGTGATCTCCTTCCAGCACTTCAGGCTGGGCGAGCTCATCCGCGGCGGGGCGGAGTTCGCCGGCTTCGACAACTACGCCGAGGTGCTCGGGGGCGCCGAGTTCTGGACGGTGGTGCGGCGGACGCTCGTCTGGACCGCCGTCAACGTCGTCCTGATCACGCTGATCGCGACGCTGATCGCGCTGATGCTGCCCAGGCTCGGCCGCTGGATGCGGCTCACGGTGATGAGCGGGATGGTCCTCACCTGGGCCACCCCGGTGCTCGCCGCGACGACGATCTTCCAGTGGCTCTTCCAGTCGCGGCTCGGAGTGGTCAACTGGCTGCTCGTCACGCTCGGGTTCGACTCGTTCAAGGACTACACCTGGTTCGCCGACGGTGACTCGACCTTTGTCATCCTCGTCGCGCTGGTGGTCTGGCAGTCGGTGCCGTTCGCCGCGCTCACCCTCTACGCGGGGCTGACCACCGTCCCCGCCGAGTTGTACGAGTCGGCGCGGATCGACGGCGCCACCGGCCTGCAGATCTTCCGCTCCGTCACCTTCCCGATCCTGCGGCCGCTCTTCGGCCTGGTCACCTCGCTGGAGGTGATCTGGGTCTTCAAGTGCTTCGCCCAGATCTGGGCGATCAGCAAGGGCGGCCCCGACGAGGCCACCACCACGCTGCCCGTCTACGCCTTCCAGATCGCGCAGTCGCTCCACAAGTACGACCTCGGCTCGGCGGTGTCCACGCTCACCGTGCTGATCCTGATCGCGGTCCTCATCACCCACCTACGGCGGATGCTCAAGCACGAAGGAGAGCAACTATGAGGCCGCGCCGCGTCCTGCTCAACCTCGCGGCCCTCGGGGTCCTGGTGGTCTCGGTCTTCCCCGTCTACTGGATGGTGCTGACCGCGTTCAAGCCGACGACCGACATCCTGTCGGAGACGCCGGGCTTCTGGCCCGCGCACCCCACCCTGGAGCACTTCACGACCGCCGTGGGGACACCGGGATTCTGGACCTTCTGGGGCAACAGCCTGTCGATCACGGTGGGCGCGGTGCTGCTCGCGCTGGTCGTCGCGCTCCTGGCCGCCTTCGCGGTGGCCAGGATGCGCTGGCGCGGGCGGCGGGCCTTCATCCTGATGGTCTTCATCGCCCAGATGGCGCCCTGGGAGGCGCTGCTGGTGTCGATGTACATCGTCGCCCGCGACACCAACATGCTCGACAAGCTGTCGATGCTCACGCTGATCTACTTCATGGCCACACTGCCGTTCACGATCGTGACGCTGCGCGGCTTCATCGCGGCCATTCCCCCCGAGTTGGAGGAGGCCGCCCAGATGGACGGCTGCAGCCGCGCCGCGGCCTTCCGCAGGGTGGTGCTGCCGCTGCTGGCGCCGGGGCTGATGTCGACCTCGCTCTTCGGCTTCATCACCGCCTGGAACGAGTTCGCCTTCGCCAACGCGCTCATCATCAAGAACCAGGACGACAGGACCCTGCCCGTCTGGCTCTCCTCCTTCAGCAACGTCTTCGGCACGGACTGGGGCGCCACCATGGCCGCCGCCACGCTCTTCATGCTCCCCGTACTCGCCATCTTCCTCGTCCTGCAGCGCCGGGTCACCTCAGGGTTGATCGCCGGCGCGGTGAAGGGATAAACCACCGTGATGATTCCGCGGCCACGTGAACTGGCCGTACTCGGGGGCTCCGTGCCGTTCCAGGACGATCTCCTGCGGCACCGCCCCGACGACCCCTCGCTCGGCACGGAGGGATACCGGATCGAGGTCACGGCCTCGGCCGCCGAGGTGACCGCCGGAGGTCCTGCCGGCAGGTTCTACGCCCTGCGGACGCTGGAGCAGCTCGGGCCCGCCGTGCCGTACGGGGTCATCGAGGACTCACCGAGGTTCGCCTGGCGCGGCGTCATGCTCGACGTCGCCAGGCACTTCATGCCCAAGGACTTCGTGCTCCGCCTGATCGACCTCCTCGCGCTGCACAAGCTCAACGTCCTGCACCTGCACCTGACCGACGACCAGGGCTGGCGCCTGGAGATCAAGGGTTACCCCCGGCTCACCGAGGTCAGCGGCGACTTCTACACCCACGAGGACATCCGCGAGATCGTCTCCTACGCGGCCGACCGGTTCGTGACCGTCGTTCCCGAGATCGAGATGCCGGGCCACACCCAGGCCGCCGTCGCCGCCTACCCCCGGCTCGGCAACCAGCCGTCCAGGCAGGTCGAGGTCTGGGACCGGTGGGGGGTCAGCGAGCACGTGCTCAACCTGGACGAGGCCACGCTCCGGTTCTGCACGGACGTGCTCGACGAGGTGGTGGACCTCTTCCCTGGGGAGTACGTCCACGTCGGCGGCGACGAGTGCCCCTCGGT
It includes:
- a CDS encoding carbohydrate ABC transporter permease — encoded protein: MRPRRVLLNLAALGVLVVSVFPVYWMVLTAFKPTTDILSETPGFWPAHPTLEHFTTAVGTPGFWTFWGNSLSITVGAVLLALVVALLAAFAVARMRWRGRRAFILMVFIAQMAPWEALLVSMYIVARDTNMLDKLSMLTLIYFMATLPFTIVTLRGFIAAIPPELEEAAQMDGCSRAAAFRRVVLPLLAPGLMSTSLFGFITAWNEFAFANALIIKNQDDRTLPVWLSSFSNVFGTDWGATMAAATLFMLPVLAIFLVLQRRVTSGLIAGAVKG
- a CDS encoding carbohydrate ABC transporter permease, translating into MSPVPAAPQATRPRPRAPEAAPPPRPPRRSRPADLWPYLLIAPTLAGTAYLLVYPLVRSVVISFQHFRLGELIRGGAEFAGFDNYAEVLGGAEFWTVVRRTLVWTAVNVVLITLIATLIALMLPRLGRWMRLTVMSGMVLTWATPVLAATTIFQWLFQSRLGVVNWLLVTLGFDSFKDYTWFADGDSTFVILVALVVWQSVPFAALTLYAGLTTVPAELYESARIDGATGLQIFRSVTFPILRPLFGLVTSLEVIWVFKCFAQIWAISKGGPDEATTTLPVYAFQIAQSLHKYDLGSAVSTLTVLILIAVLITHLRRMLKHEGEQL
- a CDS encoding beta-N-acetylhexosaminidase, giving the protein MIPRPRELAVLGGSVPFQDDLLRHRPDDPSLGTEGYRIEVTASAAEVTAGGPAGRFYALRTLEQLGPAVPYGVIEDSPRFAWRGVMLDVARHFMPKDFVLRLIDLLALHKLNVLHLHLTDDQGWRLEIKGYPRLTEVSGDFYTHEDIREIVSYAADRFVTVVPEIEMPGHTQAAVAAYPRLGNQPSRQVEVWDRWGVSEHVLNLDEATLRFCTDVLDEVVDLFPGEYVHVGGDECPSVEWERSETARRRLRELGLPGAGAARAWFTGRMAAHLAERGRRLVYWYEKSDGTPGTTAMTWLDEESGPRAAAEGLDVVLTPHRRTYLDYPSDEPGPQGFALTLADTYGFEAPETPDGASGRILGAQCQLWTEYMPTPERVEYMAFPRLCAFAEVAWGTAGDYPDFLRRLEAHLARLADRGVNVGPLNP